The following coding sequences are from one Onychomys torridus chromosome 14, mOncTor1.1, whole genome shotgun sequence window:
- the Six6 gene encoding homeobox protein SIX6 produces the protein MFQLPILNFSPQQVAGVCETLEESGDVERLGRFLWSLPVAPAACEALNKNESVLRARAIVAFHGGNYRELYHILENHKFTKESHAKLQALWLEAHYQEAEKLRGRPLGPVDKYRVRKKFPLPRTIWDGEQKTHCFKERTRHLLREWYLQDPYPNPSKKRELAQATGLTPTQVGNWFKNRRQRDRAAAAKNRLQQQVLSQGSGRVLRSEAEGTPEVLGVASSPAASLSSKAATSAISITSSDSECDI, from the exons ATGTTCCAGCTGCCCATCTTGAATTTCAGCCCCCAGCAAGTGGCCGGGGTATGCGAGACCCTGGAGGAAAGCGGCGATGTGGAGCGCCTGGGTCGCTTCCTGTGGTCGCTGCCCGTGGCCCCGGCGGCCTGTGAGGCCCTCAACAAGAACGAGTCGGTGCTGCGCGCGAGAGCCATAGTGGCCTTCCACGGTGGCAACTACCGCGAACTCTACCATATCCTGGAAAATCATAAGTTTACTAAGGAATCGCACGCCAAGCTGCAGGCGCTGTGGCTGGAGGCGCAttaccaggaggcagagaagctGCGTGGACGGCCCCTGGGGCCCGTAGACAAGTACCGGGTAAGGAAGAAGTTCCCGCTGCCGAGGACCATTTGGGATGGCGAACAGAAGACGCACTGCTTCAAGGAGCGCACGCGGCACCTGCTTCGAGAGTGGTACCTTCAGGACCCATATCCCAACCCCAGCAAAAAGCGCGAGCTCGCCCAGGCAACTGGACTGACCCCCACGCAGGTGGGCAACTGGTTCAAAAACCGCCGACAAAGAGATCGGGCGGCGGCAGCCAAAAACAG ACTCCAGCAGCAGGTTCTGTCGCAGGGCTCCGGGCGGGTGCTACGTTCCGAGGCTGAGGGCACGCCAGAGGTGTTGGGCGTCGCCTCCAGCCCGGCTGCTAGTCTGTCCAGCAAGGCGGCCACTTCGGCCATCTCCATCACGTCCAGCGACAGCGAATGCGACATCTGA